A window of the Henckelia pumila isolate YLH828 chromosome 3, ASM3356847v2, whole genome shotgun sequence genome harbors these coding sequences:
- the LOC140887530 gene encoding glycine-rich RNA-binding protein RZ1A-like produces MSDEVEYRCFVGNLSWSTSDRGLKAAFEKFGNLLEAKVVIDKDTGRSRGFGFVTFDEKQALEKAIEAMNGIDLDGRNITVDRSSSNQGSGRDYDDNRSRDRNRGRDHDRGREFGRGRGGGGGGGGGGGECFKCGKPGHFARECPSDGTSGGRYGGRDDRYGGSGGSRGGSRYGPDRNGDRFSSRNRDNGGHGGSDRYGRDRAGPYDRRGAGGH; encoded by the exons ATGTCTGATGAAGTTGAGTATCGATGCTTTGTTGGCAATCTCTCATGGTCAACATCCGATCGAGGTCTAAAAGCTGCATTTGAGAAGTTTGGAAATCTTCTTGAGGCAAAG GTGGTTATTGATAAGGACACTGGTCGCTCCCGTGGTTTTGGATTTGTCACTTTTGATGAAAAGCAAGCTCTGGAAAAGGCCATTGAAGCCATGAATGGTATTGATTTGGATGGTCGAAATATAACTGTTGATAGATCTTCTTCTAACCAAGGGTCAGGAAGAGATTACGATGACAATCGCTCACGTGACCGTAATCGAGGTCGTGATCATGATCGAGGACGAGAATTTGGAAGAGggcgtggtggtggtggtggtggtggtggtggaggaGGAGAGTGCTTTAAGTGTGGAAAGCCTGGGCACTTTGCCAGGGAGTGTCCTAGTGATGGGACTAGTGGAGGTAGATATGGGGGCAGGGATGATCGATATGGTGGCAGTGGTGGTAGCCGAGGTGGTAGTCGTTATGGTCCTGATCGCAATGGAGATCGCTTTAGTAGCCGCAATAGGGATAATGGAGGTCATGGAGGGAGTGATCGATACGGTCGTGACCGTGCTGGGCCATATGACCGCCGAGGTGCCGGAGGTCACTGA